A region of the Culex quinquefasciatus strain JHB chromosome 1, VPISU_Cqui_1.0_pri_paternal, whole genome shotgun sequence genome:
agttgaaaataaataaattaaatttattgaaatttctttataacttcagattaagagtggaacaactaaacattaacaaaatgcgctcaaaatttcaggctagcttctgcggTTATAATGCCACAAAATttcggtcgaggcgttcgaaattgaacacttttgtctttttcatatatccgtgagccacgctattcTCCATATAGACAGTCGATTATTTATTGGTTGGAAAATGCACCACCCACCAAAGCACGTGCCAAAGTGCGCTACCGAGAAATTTTTCCGACAAGTAGATTGACTTGCGATGGCATCCAGCTTAAGGTTCAAGTTCATATAGTAGAATAGGCTTTCCAGTTTGAAATATTGCCACTCATTTGTCTTTGGGCTGAGCGTGATAACGAACATCTGCTGATGTGACGGCTGATGACATGCTAATCTTTGAATAAACAATCAGCCCACATTTGTCTAGACAGACACAGAGAAAGCTAGCGTTGACTGTCTCAAGGAGAGAGGGAAGCCTTGGTAGTGAAAGCAATTAACATTTGGAGGGCTGCACGGCGAATAAAGCTATATAGTTTCTTACTTCTATCAATACCAAGAGACCTTCGAAAAAGAGAACAATCAATTTATAGAACGCccaccaaacaaaaacaaacaaatgtcaAATTCCCTGTCAAAGATCCGttttgcaaagaaaaatgtctatgcaagccgcGAATAAGAGAATATATTGACAAACGGAATGCATATTTGGAGAAAATGAAGTCCAAGCAACCATTGAGAAAGGGATTCTTCGAGATAGAGAGTGTAGAAGAGCATCGAATCATGCAGTTCTCCATCGACGAATGACTTTGATTTTATCACTGCAAACAACTGTTATCGTGAAATGAGTGTTACAAAACAATGGAGAACccgccgtcgagcagttttagtttttttttctataacatCGTCATTCCCCCCAaagaatggccaaattccctCTCACGGGTTGAGAAATActactgtagagcgaataatttgatgttttgatttgaaaatttaacaaatggaAGACTTTAtgactctaaaattctttgtgtaaatatgggtattcggcgccgtcgctccgtgccatactttcatacacttaggagcccagggcggcgaagtccttgtagataaaaggaagacactagtggttggtactagcaatggtggctgacagctataaagtcaacttcgtttttagaCTTTATGACTCTCtattaggccgtcccaaaaaaaatgaaaagttgtcaaatctttggtgctcactcctagaatgatagattaggatgtcaggaacaatgttttacaatgtcatacaacaaaaaattcccgaaaatggtttacaactcgcgcgcggagcttgaatgaaaaaagtgcatttatcgagtatttttcagaaatgcgagtaacaatcatactaaaatcattcaaatatggtcgccttgggcttcaagttatagtttaatgtcccctgaacaaattcctgtacagacatagtccataaaagcatgtgtttgggcatggcagggtgttttagggagaaaaaattgtattttttagctaaaaaatttcaaaaattgctccccaaaacgagccaacaaattttgcagccaaaactaaacCATTCAGCtaataggaaattttacggagatcattttgcttattttaacattcaatttatgtccacgcaaagaaAAGATAGCGAATAAAAAGTGTCGAATTGGTAtttaagcgtttttagcataaaacattggctactatgattacaaacgggaagtcatatattttggaaatttttattttgctcgctcaaaaacgatatttgttaataatatttcatgaaaaaaatatgagattttctcacaatgtgacgtaaacgacaaaaaaatcataaatcaaaatgTCTTTTCCATGTtcacaaatcgacgtcgtcgtgctatcttgtcgcacccgccatttcaacgttccgagaaaaacgcgttttaatgtttgaccttgaataaacaaaaacgaatgcacgcaatgtaaacaataacaaatacgttttgtttggctgaccattctgtgcattgtcccgaagtttggttaaagtttgttgctggagtcccgagttataattacaaatgtttacggtagtccaacttgtacgtgcgtcaaacgcgttctgacctgaaatccctttgccctttgtcgcacttacatcaattttcagagagtgacaagatagcacgacaagattgaaactacttttaatatacgtaaagtgacaaaattgcatggagttttttcggattttgtagaatatctcaggattaaaatctaattttggggatctgtgaaggtcaaaagttgaggcattgtgagctgcacaaaatggcgttcttaactcaatttggcccaaaaagcacgtacgacaagttagcacgacggcgacgaaatgcCATATATCTCACAACTTGATATCACACCACCTTTTCTCCGAGGTCAACAAATTGAGCCATATCATTCAACtcttactcaaaaaaataacctaATCCACGATTCCATTTCGTTCAATTACGGTTAATTGAATAATGTGTCGACCGTTGCCACACAACTAATGTGTGTCTTGGGGGCTTCGCGTTTGAATTCGACCTGACTGATGAAATTCTCCAAGATTTCCGGGTTTTATCATCTCCCCTCTTCTTCTTCCAGTGGCGCAACACACTCCAAGCTGGTGATCTGCGACCGCGACGGAAATGTAGTCGCATCGGCCAAGGGCCCCGGCACCAACCACTGGATGGTCGGCATTCCCGAGGTGGCCAAACGGATCGACACGATGACGCGGGACGCCAAGGCACAAGCGCTGATTCCGGAGACGCACCGGCTGAGCGCGATGGGCCTCTGCCTGAGTGGGGCCGAACAGGACGCCACCAACCGGGAGCTGGAGAACTACCTGAAGACGCACTACCCGGACGTAGCGGAACGGTACATGGTGGGCAGCGATACGGTGGGCAGCATCGCGACGGCCTCGAACGTGGGTGGGATGGTCATCATATCGGGAACCGGCTCGAACACACTGCTCCGGAATCCGGACGGGAGCACGTACGGGTGTGGCGGCTGGGGACACATGATTGGCGACGAGGGAGGAGGTGAGAATGTAGTTctttctttttcatttattcTACATGGTTAAAATTATCAAGGCTCGATAACGATGAAGATAGTTCTATTGTTATCATCGGGacaataatctatcgttatcgttgttcgataattctatcggcgataatcttattttttaaatctttcaaaaatcgtttaattttaccatatcatgttaaatctgcaatgctttcactaagattatattttttgaaaatgtagtaagtttcaaaatatgtacacaacattttaaaacaaaataccttttccgtttattttagattttttttttttggttaaattgaaaaaaagtgcgaaaaacCATATTTTGCGAAAATACTTATACTATTATCatttacaatatggatatcaaacgaagtgaaattttgtttgcttttcactttattagtgtttttttttttgtaaaatgcaaaaaaattcataaaataccgtatttttcgaaaatgcaacgcaaaatttgaaatttgatatgaaatttgagtattttcgaaaaaatacggtattttgtgagaattttagtgttttccaaaaacaaactctattaaagtgaaaaagcatacaaaatttcgcttcgttcgaTACCcctattgcatattttgaaaatttgagtattttcgaaaatatacggTAATTTGCGAAAATattattactttaaaaaaaatctaataaattgaaaaagtatacgaaattttaattcttttggccatgttgcaaattttgacaatttgaatattttcgaaaaatactataatttgtggaaattttagtattttccgaaaaaaaaaacaaactcaaacaaattgaaaaagcacaaaatttcaattcgtttgatacccatattgcaaattagtattaatgcaaaaaataaatcattaaataccgtatttttcgaaaatattaaaaaaaaatttgatttgcagtatgagtaccgtaaactggggtgactttgatagcccggggtgacattgatagaaatttgatttggccactaattttgatacatccaatgtaacagtcacatttttgcatatatgtttgataataagctatctcttaatgcttacatactcaaaattctcaaaaatgtttagatattaatttgacgggcatttgaaaaacctatcaaagtcaccccagtttacggtatctaACAACGTAAAATTTTGTAGGAAACCCCATattgtatattttgaaaatttgagcattttcgaaaatatacggtaatttgtatgggtctcgtggcgcaggggtagcggcttcggctgccgtcccgatgatgctatgagacgcgggttcgattcccgccttatccactgagcttctatcggatggtgaagtaaaacgtcggtcccggtttctcctgtctcgtcagaggcgctggagcagaaatcccacgttagaggaaggccatgccccggggggcgtagtgccaatagtttcgttacggtaatttgtgaaaatttcagtatttaaaaaaaactgataaattgaaaaagcatacgaaattttaattcgcttgatacccatgttgcaaattttgacaatttgagtattttcgaaaaatacctacatttgcgaaaattttagtattttccaaataagcaaactcaaacaaattgaaaaagtacaaaatttcaattcatttgcgaattttcacaaattgagtattttcgaaaaatactgtaatttgtgaaaattttagtattttccgaAAAAACTAACTCAAACAGattgaaaaaacacaaaatttcaattcgtttgatacccatttggCAAAATtagagtactttcgaaaaaaacggtattttgtgaaaaatttagtacACTCAACTGGTTGGTCACTAGGGTGGAATCGAAAAAGGtttcagcaacacattttttgggtcccttttagggtcccaaacaacctcccaaaatGTGGAAGCGATTAgttaagcccacgattggcgcaaagcgaatgaaatttgtatggaaatttacaaaattcatgttttattatttcatgaaacttacaccgtagaagtatagccctgaATGTCTTGAACAACTCTCCCGAAGACAGTATGGTGCCAAATTGGttctaacaaaagttacagagcGTTCAAGATAGACATTTCGAAATACTCggtaaaaatcatactttttgccaacactgccaagtcaAGCGGAATCTTTCGGAAACTATAATATATTTGAAGATTTGGAGTGCAACTTCACTTAATAATGTCTTCTGAACACTTCTTACGTCGATTTTAGGTAAGGTTCATCAAAATATAAGAACAGTCATGTCTATTTTGTATTTCATGGTTCCTTATGCAATGTTGgcagaaaatttgagttttactGATTATTTCAATACACTACTTTTGAAAACTATATCTTTTCTATGACGCACTTTAGCACCAAACTTTCTTCGGGAGAGTTGTTAAGGACATCCAGGGCTACACTGCTAAGGtattagtttcataaaatataaaaacatgaattttgtaaattaaaaaatgtgaaaatgctagtttccccatagtaatttccataaaaatttcattcgctttgcgccaatTCGCTACCAAATTTTGAGGAgttgtttgggaccctaaaagagacccaaaaaatgtgtttttagtttgtaccccgttggttgatcaaagtcaaattaaaaagtgacgaGCTGTTACTTTCTACACGGCGCTTACACAAACTATCAAAAcgaacgtttggtagtgtgtgtgaactccgtgtgaaAGGGGGgtcaaaataaaaagtgaccccgctcgtttgacaacagttggtgtcaaaccatcggggtttgagtgtattttacgaaaaaaaacttttataaagtgaaaaagcatacacaatcttgcttcgtttgatacccatattgcaaattttgacaatttgagtattttcgaaaaatactataatttgtgaaaattttagtattttccgaaaaaaaaattcattgaaaaagcatacaaaatttcaattcaactaatacccatattgcgaattaataaaattagagtgctttcgaaaaatacggcattttgtgaaatttgttatattttacaaaaatacttttataaagtgaaaaaacatacaaaatttcgcttcgtgggtatcaaatattgcaaattatgaaaatgtgagtatttttgaaaaagtacgatataaaaatgactttttggtgggCAGTCAGGGGtatgttccggtgggcatactgagcccaaatcccaaatatgagcttgattggctGTGACAGGAGTTGgggctttgcatttgaattttaaaagaaatttaacccgtaaaaaaagatatcTCAATCAAATCTCAATTTTTGAGGcagttgcaaagtaaccgccgaccttacaagtcgcattctcaacgccagtccgcagtttgtgtgcgcgtcgccgctttttttaaaatgtgcaccgtagacaaaaacagtgtggttctggatttttgtcaactccaaaaccaaccaagcccaaagcttgtaaaaaaatttctcgcagaccttcaagtaaaccaagaaaacttgcgagcattgcaattatgcaatagaagaaaaatagccgtgttgcagttcgccgactcagcaatggcctcgtccatcatcgacaaacctctggtatatcagggttgcaaaatcccgatttacctggacaacaacgctacggaagttcgtgtgcttgacctacctctaggcataagcaatgatgacgtagtcaaagtgatgagtaaatacggcgaaattttaaccatcaccaacgaccgctggattaacttcttcccagggatcccaaatggagttcggaccctgcggatgttgctgaaacagccaacgccgaaatcaattactgtaaacaatgctgctgcaacagtgacgattataggcaaaaatcgctttgcaaactcaaagcaaagaacaaaaaatgtgcggatTCGAGTAAAAGGTGGACCAAAAAGCAGTACACAACCGATTGAACCCgagccaagcagcagcagcagtaaaagcaacaacagtaaaccagaacaaaatgcaatggaaacaagtgaaattgacgaagaagacaacgatggattcgagaccgtgctttctaagcacaccCGCCGCCGAAAGCGCTTACAggcatatttggacgcggatgacgaattgacaacaaaacgaagagagatggctgcagaagaaacaacagatgaagaagatgaagatgtcataaaagcaaaatattataagaaaaagtgttgtgagataacttataaatccctggaagaagaggacgaagaaaaacttgaagaacttgataattcattctctaaatattccgctaaatatttgaaacatagacagaaatcgttagaaaaaaggcatggtaataattattgaagtgattttaaactctgtaatctttcctctttcactatccaccttgaagagatgaatgcacaatggtgtaaagtctctataataataataaaaaaaaaaaaatttttttttgaggcactttggccactaaagcgtttattttcaacgtcactggcgtgtaggccaaatCCTTACGCATCTTTtaatatatataacattgaaatttggagcaccctggagctcggtacagaccttaaaAAACAGCCAACAAAGAttgagctcgagctgtcactgtCCCTGCGAAACATGATAACTGTCATCGGGCGGTAGGCCTCTAAAATCCAGCAGTcccatgataaaaaaaaactttagctaGAAAGACAATGcagatctgatgcaaacaaaccaacCCTTGTGTCACTCAGAGATGTGAAtgtgtttgaatattttcgactagaaagccttattgagTTTTTATTGTCAAAAAATAGCTGGGCTGAagtccagttaaaaagcagtcaAACGTCAacaagaccgagccacgtagccacgtggtaacgcttccgcctcgtaagcggtagaacggggttcaaatcccggctcggaccaacacaactggtgatcttttcccttctggaatcgattgcttagtaaagggaaggtagtgtatcgtcacaaactggaccttgtcacgacaccttagggaggcgacctatggaatgttaacattaaccatataacatgttaacattaagttgagaatgaaactgccactgaatccgctttgtaaatgccggccccgatactcttcaagggtgttcccctcaggaactgggaaagatttacttttttttacaaacgtcaacaaacaataacaaaacaaaaaaatcgaggggtcagtggatgcaaaaatcaatttaataaaattaaaattccttttcatgattttttttcacaattaaagctaatttaaAGGGTACGCCTCGGGGTACGCTctagaaatagttttaaaagctatgatttttcaatttaaatttaaaaatcttgagcATCCCCTCGTAAATTTTCGAACatcccagttagcgagcagcattcgatAACTGGTCCAggatcctgctagaacggtggagcatttctggagtttttttttttttttgaaaaggtccaataaaccaaattttcagtttttgctttttgggtgttttttgatacccctgactcaaggcgttttcaaaaacacccaaaaagcaaaaactggaaatttggtttattggaccttttaaaaaaaaactcttgatttctgctagaattagaatgctgtaagaatatccagctctgctagaacgtcgtgactgggatgGTCATGGTCATGGTACTgatttcggtaaaaaaaacttaatgtgTTTAACTATACAAAATGCAACATTCGGCTTCGTTACtcaaagaatataaaaaaatatgaaattgtggtacatttttaaaatgaattaaaatagtgttaacaagttaaagaatttcaattttattttttgtgagtatAAATTTGAATTACGAAAACAATCCCATTTCatgtaaataaatacaaaatttccTCTAATCTCACCTAATTCCTAACGTTTGGATAACTTGCAAAGCCTCCCAGTGGATTCTGGGCCGATACTCCCATCATAGGAAGACTGGCCACACTTTGATAAATCGATCTGACaaccaggcttgccacaaatacagatttttcagcacaggcccgaaacacaaacgaattttttttacagttaaaataaatttgagcagtttttgttaaattggccaaaaagataaacattgttagcatcttttggcatgttcagtttttggtaagaatattattctttaaagttatactcgattgagtgtttggtatgtgccaaaaaaatctgtatttgtggcaagcctgctgACAACCTTTGTTTTGAACTTGCCAACACTGCCGAATTTTGCTGGGCACAAAGGCAAATGCTTGTTTGAATAGGTACGTCAAACTCGTGCCTGTTTGGACACGTCGAATTCACATCGACCAGTCTCCCCAACATGCTTCTTTTCAATggtcaggcctactgcgtaaagttcaCCGCAGAGACAATTCGTTGATTCGATTAATCTAGTTTGAATAAAACCTAAATCTCCTACACGCTTCTCATTTCAGCCTGGTGGATCTCGAAGAAAGCCATCAAGACCGTGTTCGACCACCAGGACAACTTTGCGCGCAGCAAGCTGTGCGTGGAGCGCGTCTGGGAGCTGATCCAGGCCCACTTTGGCATCAAGACCCGGCTCGACCTGCTCGACCACTGCTACGCCAAGTTCTGCAAGCCGACGTACTCGGGCCTGTGCTCGAAGCTGGCCAAATGCGCGCTGGAGGAGAACGAACCGCTGTGCCGCAAGTTCTTCGAGGAGGCGGGCCAGATGTTGGCCCGGTCGGTTTGTGCGCTGTCGCCGCGGATCAGCCCGGCGCTGATTAGCCAGTGCGGCGAGGTGGACATTGTGTGCGTCGGGTCGGTTTGGCTGAGCTGGGAGCTGCTGGAGCCGGGCTTTACGCGGGAGCTGGAGAACGCCAAGTTCAAGTACGATCTGAAGCTGCTGAAGCTGACGAACACGATGGCGCTGGGGGCGGCCTATTTGGCGGCGGACACGTTTGATTTGGAGCTGCCGAGGGATTACTCGAAGAACTATGAGGTGTTTTACGGGCATCGAGCGGTGCTGAACGGGAATGGAGCGAATGGAAGTGCCAACGGAGGATCGAACGGAACGGCCAAAACCAACGGAGCGACGAACGGGTCCAGCAATGGAAGCTCGAACGGAACCAACGGCACGTCCACAAACGGAACCAATGGAAAATGAATTATCTGTTCGTTTTCTGCTCTCATTTTGCTGGCAAAGCCACCTTCTCCTCCCATAATCATACCAAGTGTGTACGCTGAGAACTGAGATTTTTATATCTATAGGCACCAATTTTTATTGTTAGATGTTTTACTAAAAGGAAAAaacaagcacaaaaaaaaaatcacaagtaTTGATGTAAAAATTTATTCTAGAGGCAGTTTTCGTGCGATCGCGTGTGTGTTTCGTGTCTGTTGCGTTGTAAAACTATACAAACCGTAAATGTATTTACAGGAtggttaaaaataaattaaataaatgtaaATGTCTGTGAAAGTATTCGTCcgattttcatttctttttcctTAAATTGCATCCGCGTCCTCCGGCGTGACCTTCACCGTCATGCGATCCACGCCCCGGTAGATGGTGATGTTCAGTTCGCGTTCCTTTGCCGACAGCAGTTCGTACACGTCGCCGGAGTTCTTGACCTCGTGCCCATTGATGCTGGTGATGATGTCGCCTGGGTAGAGGCCGCCactggaaattttgaaggatgGGAAATAAATTATTGGTTTTCTCATGATTTTAGTGGATTTCGTCTgatgtgtgctatcttgtgacatagatcattttggtcgaaaataagtaaatgatgacgttttgctatacttaacaaacactacaagatgcgaaatattcaatgtttggcccttttaaaatgttagccttgatttgaaaattttcaaaatatttttttgaaa
Encoded here:
- the LOC6036970 gene encoding N-acetyl-D-glucosamine kinase isoform X3; this translates as MTETVYIGGVEGGATHSKLVICDRDGNVVASAKGPGTNHWMVGIPEVAKRIDTMTRDAKAQALIPETHRLSAMGLCLSGAEQDATNRELENYLKTHYPDVAERYMVGSDTVGSIATASNVGGMVIISGTGSNTLLRNPDGSTYGCGGWGHMIGDEGGAWWISKKAIKTVFDHQDNFARSKLCVERVWELIQAHFGIKTRLDLLDHCYAKFCKPTYSGLCSKLAKCALEENEPLCRKFFEEAGQMLARSVCALSPRISPALISQCGEVDIVCVGSVWLSWELLEPGFTRELENAKFKYDLKLLKLTNTMALGAAYLAADTFDLELPRDYSKNYEVFYGHRAVLNGNGANGSANGGSNGTAKTNGATNGSSNGSSNGTNGTSTNGTNGK
- the LOC6036970 gene encoding N-acetyl-D-glucosamine kinase isoform X1, which codes for MTSSALCAANPFSPSIFLKPSCTSIYAQGTTRRRAMTETVYIGGVEGGATHSKLVICDRDGNVVASAKGPGTNHWMVGIPEVAKRIDTMTRDAKAQALIPETHRLSAMGLCLSGAEQDATNRELENYLKTHYPDVAERYMVGSDTVGSIATASNVGGMVIISGTGSNTLLRNPDGSTYGCGGWGHMIGDEGGAWWISKKAIKTVFDHQDNFARSKLCVERVWELIQAHFGIKTRLDLLDHCYAKFCKPTYSGLCSKLAKCALEENEPLCRKFFEEAGQMLARSVCALSPRISPALISQCGEVDIVCVGSVWLSWELLEPGFTRELENAKFKYDLKLLKLTNTMALGAAYLAADTFDLELPRDYSKNYEVFYGHRAVLNGNGANGSANGGSNGTAKTNGATNGSSNGSSNGTNGTSTNGTNGK
- the LOC6036970 gene encoding N-acetyl-D-glucosamine kinase isoform X2, producing the protein MDKIFLKPSCTSIYAQGTTRRRAMTETVYIGGVEGGATHSKLVICDRDGNVVASAKGPGTNHWMVGIPEVAKRIDTMTRDAKAQALIPETHRLSAMGLCLSGAEQDATNRELENYLKTHYPDVAERYMVGSDTVGSIATASNVGGMVIISGTGSNTLLRNPDGSTYGCGGWGHMIGDEGGAWWISKKAIKTVFDHQDNFARSKLCVERVWELIQAHFGIKTRLDLLDHCYAKFCKPTYSGLCSKLAKCALEENEPLCRKFFEEAGQMLARSVCALSPRISPALISQCGEVDIVCVGSVWLSWELLEPGFTRELENAKFKYDLKLLKLTNTMALGAAYLAADTFDLELPRDYSKNYEVFYGHRAVLNGNGANGSANGGSNGTAKTNGATNGSSNGSSNGTNGTSTNGTNGK